The following coding sequences lie in one Arabidopsis thaliana chromosome 3, partial sequence genomic window:
- the DXPS1 gene encoding 1-deoxy-D-xylulose 5-phosphate synthase 1 (1-deoxy-D-xylulose 5-phosphate synthase 1 (DXPS1); FUNCTIONS IN: 1-deoxy-D-xylulose-5-phosphate synthase activity; INVOLVED IN: metabolic process, terpenoid biosynthetic process; EXPRESSED IN: stem, embryo, sepal, stamen; EXPRESSED DURING: 4 anthesis, C globular stage; CONTAINS InterPro DOMAIN/s: Transketolase, N-terminal (InterPro:IPR005474), Transketolase, C-terminal (InterPro:IPR005476), Transketolase-like, C-terminal (InterPro:IPR015941), Deoxyxylulose-5-phosphate synthase (InterPro:IPR005477), Transketolase, C-terminal/Pyruvate-ferredoxin oxidoreductase, domain II (InterPro:IPR009014), Dehydrogenase, E1 component (InterPro:IPR001017), Transketolase-like, pyrimidine-binding domain (InterPro:IPR005475), Transketolase binding site (InterPro:IPR020826); BEST Arabidopsis thaliana protein match is: Deoxyxylulose-5-phosphate synthase (TAIR:AT4G15560.1); Has 30201 Blast hits to 17322 proteins in 780 species: Archae - 12; Bacteria - 1396; Metazoa - 17338; Fungi - 3422; Plants - 5037; Viruses - 0; Other Eukaryotes - 2996 (source: NCBI BLink).) produces the protein MSYQTQINKFSQMALSVFAFPSYINRNPSLKYLKPSSMSSTKYSKVRATTFSEKGEYYSNRPPTPLLDTINHPMHMKNLSIKELKVLSDELRSDVIFNVSKTGGHLGSNLGVVELTVALHYIFNTPHDKILWDVGHQSYPHKILTGRRGKMKTIRQTNGLSGYTKRRESEHDSFGTGHSSTTLSAGLGMAVGRDLKGMNNSVVSVIGDGAMTAGQAYEAMNNAGYLHSNMIVILNDNKQVSLPTANLDGPTQPVGALSCALSRLQSNCGMIRETSSTLFEELGFHYVGPVDGHNIDDLVSILETLKSTKTIGPVLIHVVTEKGRGYPYAERADDKYHGVLKFDPETGKQFKNISKTQSYTSCFVEALIAEAEADKDIVAIHAAMGGGTMLNLFESRFPTRCFDVGIAEQHAVTFAAGLACEGLKPFCTIYSSFMQRAYDQVVHDVDLQKLPVRFAIDRAGLMGADGPTHCGAFDVTFMACLPNMIVMAPSDEAELFNMVATAAAIDDRPSCFRYHRGNGIGVSLPPGNKGVPLQIGRGRILRDGERVALLGYGSAVQRCLEAASMLSERGLKITVADARFCKPLDVALIRSLAKSHEVLITVEEGSIGGFGSHVVQFLALDGLLDGKLKVYRTWITNGSTS, from the exons ATGTCATATCAAACACAGATTAACAAATTCTCTCAAATGGCTCTCTCCGTATTTGCCTTTCCTTCTTACATAAATAGGAATCCTTCACTAAAATATCTTAAACCTTCTTCTATGTCTTCTACAAAATAt tCAAAAGTAAGAGCAACAACATTTTCAGAGAAAGGTGAATATTATTCAAACAGACCACCAACTCCTTTATTGGACACAATCAACCATCCAATGCACATGAAAAATCTCTCCATCAAA GAACTCAAAGTTCTTTCGGACGAGTTGAGATCTGatgttatttttaatgtttcgAAAACTGGAGGACACTTGGGTTCGAATCTTGGTGTTGTTGAGCTCACCGTGGCCCTTCATTACATCTTCAATACTCCTCATGATAAGATCCTTTGGGATGTTGGTCATCAG TCTTATCCTCACAAGATTCTAAcgggaagaagaggaaagatgAAGACAATAAGGCAGACCAATGGCCTCTCCGGCTACACCAAGCGAAGAGAGAGTGAGCATGACTCTTTTGGCACCGGGCACAGTTCGACCACACTATCTGCAGGCTTAG GGATGGCTGTAGGGAGGGATTTGAAGGGGATGAACAACAGCGTGGTTTCGGTTATAGGCGATGGTGCTATGACAGCTGGACAAGCTTATGAAGCAATGAACAATGCTGGCTACTTACACTCCAACATGATTGTGATTCTCAACGACAACAAACAAGTATCTTTGCCTACTGCTAACTTGGATGGACCAACTCAACCTGTTGGAGCTCTGAGCTGTGCTCTTAGTAGGCTGCAATCTAATTGTGGAATGATTAGAGAGACTAGTTCAACACTGTTTGAAGAACTTGGTTTTCACTATGTTGGTCCAGTTGATGGACACAACATAGATGATCTGGTCTCCATTCTTGAAACATTAAAGAGCACCAAAACCATAGGACCGGTTCTTATCCATGTCGTGACTGAGAAAGGTCGTGGATATCCTTACGCAGAGAGAGCTGATGACAAGTATCAtg gagttttaaaatttgatccAGAAACAGGTAAACAGTTCAAAAATATTTCCAAGACTCAGTCTTACACTTCCTGTTTTGTGGAGGCCTTGATTGCAGAAGCAGAGGCAGACAAAGATATTGTTGCCATTCATGCAGCCATGGGAGGTGGAACCATGTTGAATCTCTTCGAAAGCCGCTTTCCTACAAGGTGTTTCGATGTCGGCATAGCAGAACAACATGCAGTTACCTTCGCTGCTGGTCTTGCTTGCGAAGGACTTAAGCCCTTTTGTACAATCTACTCATCTTTCATGCAACGGGCATATGATCAA GTTGTACATGATGTTGATCTACAGAAACTGCCTGTGAGATTTGCAATAGATAGAGCAGGACTTATGGGAGCAGATGGTCCAACACATTGTGGAGCATTTGATGTGACGTTTATGGCATGTCTACCAAACATGATAGTAATGGCTCCATCTGATGAAGCAGAGCTTTTTAACATGGTTGCAACCGCTGCAGCTATTGATGACCGTCCTTCTTGCTTTCGATATCATAGAGGAAATGGTATTGGTGTTTCACTTCCTCCTGGTAACAAAGGTGTCCCTCTTCAG aTTGGGAGAGGTAGGATACTAAGGGACGGCGAGAGGGTTGCGCTTTTGGGCTATGGATCAGCGGTGCAAAGATGTTTAGAGGCTGCATCTATGCTAAGCGAACGCGGATTAAAGATAACAGTAGCGGATGCAAGATTCTGTAAGCCGTTAGATGTTGCTCTCATTCGTAGCTTAGCTAAATCACACGAGGTTTTGATCACGGTTGAAGAAGGTTCCATTGGAGGATTTGGATCGCATGTGGTACAATTTCTTGCACTTGATGGCCTTCTTGATGGAAAGCTCAAG GTATATCGAACATGGATCACCAATGGATCAACTAGCTGA
- the AHP1 gene encoding histidine-containing phosphotransmitter 1 (histidine-containing phosphotransmitter 1 (AHP1); CONTAINS InterPro DOMAIN/s: Signal transduction histidine kinase, phosphotransfer (Hpt) domain (InterPro:IPR008207); BEST Arabidopsis thaliana protein match is: histidine-containing phosphotransfer factor 5 (TAIR:AT1G03430.1); Has 358 Blast hits to 357 proteins in 69 species: Archae - 2; Bacteria - 42; Metazoa - 0; Fungi - 41; Plants - 268; Viruses - 0; Other Eukaryotes - 5 (source: NCBI BLink).), giving the protein MDLVQKQKSLQDYTKSLFLEGILDSQFLQLQQLQDESNPDFVSQVVTLFFQDSDRILNDLSLSLDQQVVDFKKVDPHVHQLKGSSSSIGAQRVKNACVVFRSFCEQQNVEACHRCLQQVKQEYYLVKNRLETLFKLEQQIVASGGMIPAVELGF; this is encoded by the exons ATGGATTTGGTTCAGAAGCAGAAGAGTTTGCAAGATTACACCAAATCACTCTTCTTAGAA GGGATTTTGGACAGCCAGTTCTTGCAGCTGCAACAACTACAAGATGAAAGCAATCCAGATTTTGTTTCACAAGTTGTCACACTCTTCTTCCAAGACTCTGATAGGATTCTCAATGATCTCTCACTTTCCCT AGATCAACAAGTTGTAGACTTTAAAAAAGTTGATCCCCATGTTCATCAACTCAAAGGTAGCAGCTCCAg TATAGGAGCACAGAGAGTTAAGAATGCTTGTGTTGTCTTCCGCAGCTTCTGCGAGCAGCAAAATGTCGAAGC atgTCATAGATGTTTGCAACAAGTGAAGCAAGAGTATTATCTTGTGAAAAACAGATTAGAGACTCTGTTCAAG CTGGAGCAACAGATTGTAGCTTCTGGTGGAATGATCCCGGCCGTCGAACTCGGATTTTGA
- the DMP1 gene encoding transmembrane protein, putative (DUF679 domain membrane protein 1) (DUF679 domain membrane protein 1 (DMP1); CONTAINS InterPro DOMAIN/s: Protein of unknown function DUF679 (InterPro:IPR007770); BEST Arabidopsis thaliana protein match is: DUF679 domain membrane protein 2 (TAIR:AT3G21550.1); Has 263 Blast hits to 255 proteins in 17 species: Archae - 0; Bacteria - 0; Metazoa - 0; Fungi - 0; Plants - 263; Viruses - 0; Other Eukaryotes - 0 (source: NCBI BLink).), whose translation MSETSLLIPKTNSPASSENMANTNKSLTGLESLIKLLPTGTLFIYLLLNPVLTNDGECSTGNKVMSSILVALCSFSCVFSCFTDSFKGVDGSRKFGIVTKKGLWTYAEPGSVDLSKYKLRIADFVHAGFVLAVFGTLVLLDANTASCFYPRFRETQKTLVMALPPAVGVASATIFALFPSKRSGIGYAPIAEEVGAEEETKKASVSA comes from the coding sequence ATGTCCGAAACTTCTTTGCTCATACCCAAAACAAACTCTCCAGCTTCATCAGAAAACATggcaaacacaaacaaatccCTCACAGGCCTAGAGAGTCTTATAAAGCTTCTCCCAACGGGAACACTCTTTATCTACCTTCTACTTAACCCTGTCCTCACTAACGACGGTGAATGCTCCACAGGTAATAAGGTCATGTCGAGCATTCTTGTCGCCCTTTGCAGCTTTTCCTGCGTCTTCTCATGCTTTACCGATAGTTTCAAAGGCGTTGACGGATCAAGAAAGTTCGGTATAGTCACCAAGAAAGGTCTTTGGACTTACGCGGAGCCAGGATCCGTGGATTTATCCAAGTACAAGCTTAGGATAGCGGATTTCGTTCATGCGGGTTTCGTGCTGGCTGTGTTTGGTACACTGGTGCTGCTTGACGCTAATACCGCGAGCTGCTTTTATCCTCGGTTCAGGGAAACACAGAAGACACTTGTCATGGCTTTGCCTCCTGCCGTGGGTGTTGCCTCAGCCACtatctttgctttgtttccGAGCAAACGAAGTGGAATCGGGTACGCGCCAATTGCTGAGGAGGTAGGTGCTGAAGAGGAGACCAAGAAAGCCTCGGTCTCTGCCTAA
- the DXPS1 gene encoding 1-deoxy-D-xylulose 5-phosphate synthase 1, producing the protein MSYQTQINKFSQMALSVFAFPSYINRNPSLKYLKPSSMSSTKYSKVRATTFSEKGEYYSNRPPTPLLDTINHPMHMKNLSIKELKVLSDELRSDVIFNVSKTGGHLGSNLGVVELTVALHYIFNTPHDKILWDVGHQSYPHKILTGRRGKMKTIRQTNGLSGYTKRRESEHDSFGTGHSSTTLSAGLGMAVGRDLKGMNNSVVSVIGDGAMTAGQAYEAMNNAGYLHSNMIVILNDNKQVSLPTANLDGPTQPVGALSCALSRLQSNCGMIRETSSTLFEELGFHYVGPVDGHNIDDLVSILETLKSTKTIGPVLIHVVTEKGRGYPYAERADDKYHGVLKFDPETGKQFKNISKTQSYTSCFVEALIAEAEADKDIVAIHAAMGGGTMLNLFESRFPTRCFDVGIAEQHAVTFAAGLACEGLKPFCTIYSSFMQRAYDQVVHDVDLQKLPVRFAIDRAGLMGADGPTHCGAFDVTFMACLPNMIVMAPSDEAELFNMVATAAAIDDRPSCFRYHRGNGIGVSLPPGNKGVPLQIGRGRILRDGERVALLGYGSAVQRCLEAASMLSERGLKITVADARFCKPLDVALIRSLAKSHEVLITVEEGSIGGFGSHVVQFLALDGLLDGKLKWRPMVLPDRYIEHGSPMDQLAEAGLTASHIAATALNLMGTPREALFWE; encoded by the exons ATGTCATATCAAACACAGATTAACAAATTCTCTCAAATGGCTCTCTCCGTATTTGCCTTTCCTTCTTACATAAATAGGAATCCTTCACTAAAATATCTTAAACCTTCTTCTATGTCTTCTACAAAATAt tCAAAAGTAAGAGCAACAACATTTTCAGAGAAAGGTGAATATTATTCAAACAGACCACCAACTCCTTTATTGGACACAATCAACCATCCAATGCACATGAAAAATCTCTCCATCAAA GAACTCAAAGTTCTTTCGGACGAGTTGAGATCTGatgttatttttaatgtttcgAAAACTGGAGGACACTTGGGTTCGAATCTTGGTGTTGTTGAGCTCACCGTGGCCCTTCATTACATCTTCAATACTCCTCATGATAAGATCCTTTGGGATGTTGGTCATCAG TCTTATCCTCACAAGATTCTAAcgggaagaagaggaaagatgAAGACAATAAGGCAGACCAATGGCCTCTCCGGCTACACCAAGCGAAGAGAGAGTGAGCATGACTCTTTTGGCACCGGGCACAGTTCGACCACACTATCTGCAGGCTTAG GGATGGCTGTAGGGAGGGATTTGAAGGGGATGAACAACAGCGTGGTTTCGGTTATAGGCGATGGTGCTATGACAGCTGGACAAGCTTATGAAGCAATGAACAATGCTGGCTACTTACACTCCAACATGATTGTGATTCTCAACGACAACAAACAAGTATCTTTGCCTACTGCTAACTTGGATGGACCAACTCAACCTGTTGGAGCTCTGAGCTGTGCTCTTAGTAGGCTGCAATCTAATTGTGGAATGATTAGAGAGACTAGTTCAACACTGTTTGAAGAACTTGGTTTTCACTATGTTGGTCCAGTTGATGGACACAACATAGATGATCTGGTCTCCATTCTTGAAACATTAAAGAGCACCAAAACCATAGGACCGGTTCTTATCCATGTCGTGACTGAGAAAGGTCGTGGATATCCTTACGCAGAGAGAGCTGATGACAAGTATCAtg gagttttaaaatttgatccAGAAACAGGTAAACAGTTCAAAAATATTTCCAAGACTCAGTCTTACACTTCCTGTTTTGTGGAGGCCTTGATTGCAGAAGCAGAGGCAGACAAAGATATTGTTGCCATTCATGCAGCCATGGGAGGTGGAACCATGTTGAATCTCTTCGAAAGCCGCTTTCCTACAAGGTGTTTCGATGTCGGCATAGCAGAACAACATGCAGTTACCTTCGCTGCTGGTCTTGCTTGCGAAGGACTTAAGCCCTTTTGTACAATCTACTCATCTTTCATGCAACGGGCATATGATCAA GTTGTACATGATGTTGATCTACAGAAACTGCCTGTGAGATTTGCAATAGATAGAGCAGGACTTATGGGAGCAGATGGTCCAACACATTGTGGAGCATTTGATGTGACGTTTATGGCATGTCTACCAAACATGATAGTAATGGCTCCATCTGATGAAGCAGAGCTTTTTAACATGGTTGCAACCGCTGCAGCTATTGATGACCGTCCTTCTTGCTTTCGATATCATAGAGGAAATGGTATTGGTGTTTCACTTCCTCCTGGTAACAAAGGTGTCCCTCTTCAG aTTGGGAGAGGTAGGATACTAAGGGACGGCGAGAGGGTTGCGCTTTTGGGCTATGGATCAGCGGTGCAAAGATGTTTAGAGGCTGCATCTATGCTAAGCGAACGCGGATTAAAGATAACAGTAGCGGATGCAAGATTCTGTAAGCCGTTAGATGTTGCTCTCATTCGTAGCTTAGCTAAATCACACGAGGTTTTGATCACGGTTGAAGAAGGTTCCATTGGAGGATTTGGATCGCATGTGGTACAATTTCTTGCACTTGATGGCCTTCTTGATGGAAAGCTCAAG TGGAGACCAATGGTACTACCTGACAGGTATATCGAACATGGATCACCAATGGATCAACTAGCTGAAGCTGGCCTCACAGCGTCTCACATTGCAGCCACTGCACTTAACTTAATGGGAACACCTAGAGAAGCATTGTTTTGGGAGTAA
- the DXPS1 gene encoding 1-deoxy-D-xylulose 5-phosphate synthase 1 (1-deoxy-D-xylulose 5-phosphate synthase 1 (DXPS1); FUNCTIONS IN: 1-deoxy-D-xylulose-5-phosphate synthase activity; INVOLVED IN: metabolic process, terpenoid biosynthetic process; EXPRESSED IN: stem, embryo, sepal, stamen; EXPRESSED DURING: 4 anthesis, C globular stage; CONTAINS InterPro DOMAIN/s: Transketolase, N-terminal (InterPro:IPR005474), Transketolase, C-terminal (InterPro:IPR005476), Transketolase, C-terminal/Pyruvate-ferredoxin oxidoreductase, domain II (InterPro:IPR009014), Transketolase-like, pyrimidine-binding domain (InterPro:IPR005475), Transketolase binding site (InterPro:IPR020826), Deoxyxylulose-5-phosphate synthase (InterPro:IPR005477), Transketolase-like, C-terminal (InterPro:IPR015941), Dehydrogenase, E1 component (InterPro:IPR001017); BEST Arabidopsis thaliana protein match is: Deoxyxylulose-5-phosphate synthase (TAIR:AT4G15560.1); Has 30201 Blast hits to 17322 proteins in 780 species: Archae - 12; Bacteria - 1396; Metazoa - 17338; Fungi - 3422; Plants - 5037; Viruses - 0; Other Eukaryotes - 2996 (source: NCBI BLink).), with protein MSYQTQINKFSQMALSVFAFPSYINRNPSLKYLKPSSMSSTKYSKVRATTFSEKGEYYSNRPPTPLLDTINHPMHMKNLSIKELKVLSDELRSDVIFNVSKTGGHLGSNLGVVELTVALHYIFNTPHDKILWDVGHQSYPHKILTGRRGKMKTIRQTNGLSGYTKRRESEHDSFGTGHSSTTLSAGLGMAVGRDLKGMNNSVVSVIGDGAMTAGQAYEAMNNAGYLHSNMIVILNDNKQVSLPTANLDGPTQPVGALSCALSRLQSNCGMIRETSSTLFEELGFHYVGPVDGHNIDDLVSILETLKSTKTIGPVLIHVVTEKGRGYPYAERADDKYHVLKFDPETGKQFKNISKTQSYTSCFVEALIAEAEADKDIVAIHAAMGGGTMLNLFESRFPTRCFDVGIAEQHAVTFAAGLACEGLKPFCTIYSSFMQRAYDQVVHDVDLQKLPVRFAIDRAGLMGADGPTHCGAFDVTFMACLPNMIVMAPSDEAELFNMVATAAAIDDRPSCFRYHRGNGIGVSLPPGNKGVPLQIGRGRILRDGERVALLGYGSAVQRCLEAASMLSERGLKITVADARFCKPLDVALIRSLAKSHEVLITVEEGSIGGFGSHVVQFLALDGLLDGKLKVYRTWITNGSTS; from the exons ATGTCATATCAAACACAGATTAACAAATTCTCTCAAATGGCTCTCTCCGTATTTGCCTTTCCTTCTTACATAAATAGGAATCCTTCACTAAAATATCTTAAACCTTCTTCTATGTCTTCTACAAAATAt tCAAAAGTAAGAGCAACAACATTTTCAGAGAAAGGTGAATATTATTCAAACAGACCACCAACTCCTTTATTGGACACAATCAACCATCCAATGCACATGAAAAATCTCTCCATCAAA GAACTCAAAGTTCTTTCGGACGAGTTGAGATCTGatgttatttttaatgtttcgAAAACTGGAGGACACTTGGGTTCGAATCTTGGTGTTGTTGAGCTCACCGTGGCCCTTCATTACATCTTCAATACTCCTCATGATAAGATCCTTTGGGATGTTGGTCATCAG TCTTATCCTCACAAGATTCTAAcgggaagaagaggaaagatgAAGACAATAAGGCAGACCAATGGCCTCTCCGGCTACACCAAGCGAAGAGAGAGTGAGCATGACTCTTTTGGCACCGGGCACAGTTCGACCACACTATCTGCAGGCTTAG GGATGGCTGTAGGGAGGGATTTGAAGGGGATGAACAACAGCGTGGTTTCGGTTATAGGCGATGGTGCTATGACAGCTGGACAAGCTTATGAAGCAATGAACAATGCTGGCTACTTACACTCCAACATGATTGTGATTCTCAACGACAACAAACAAGTATCTTTGCCTACTGCTAACTTGGATGGACCAACTCAACCTGTTGGAGCTCTGAGCTGTGCTCTTAGTAGGCTGCAATCTAATTGTGGAATGATTAGAGAGACTAGTTCAACACTGTTTGAAGAACTTGGTTTTCACTATGTTGGTCCAGTTGATGGACACAACATAGATGATCTGGTCTCCATTCTTGAAACATTAAAGAGCACCAAAACCATAGGACCGGTTCTTATCCATGTCGTGACTGAGAAAGGTCGTGGATATCCTTACGCAGAGAGAGCTGATGACAAGTATCAtg ttttaaaatttgatccAGAAACAGGTAAACAGTTCAAAAATATTTCCAAGACTCAGTCTTACACTTCCTGTTTTGTGGAGGCCTTGATTGCAGAAGCAGAGGCAGACAAAGATATTGTTGCCATTCATGCAGCCATGGGAGGTGGAACCATGTTGAATCTCTTCGAAAGCCGCTTTCCTACAAGGTGTTTCGATGTCGGCATAGCAGAACAACATGCAGTTACCTTCGCTGCTGGTCTTGCTTGCGAAGGACTTAAGCCCTTTTGTACAATCTACTCATCTTTCATGCAACGGGCATATGATCAA GTTGTACATGATGTTGATCTACAGAAACTGCCTGTGAGATTTGCAATAGATAGAGCAGGACTTATGGGAGCAGATGGTCCAACACATTGTGGAGCATTTGATGTGACGTTTATGGCATGTCTACCAAACATGATAGTAATGGCTCCATCTGATGAAGCAGAGCTTTTTAACATGGTTGCAACCGCTGCAGCTATTGATGACCGTCCTTCTTGCTTTCGATATCATAGAGGAAATGGTATTGGTGTTTCACTTCCTCCTGGTAACAAAGGTGTCCCTCTTCAG aTTGGGAGAGGTAGGATACTAAGGGACGGCGAGAGGGTTGCGCTTTTGGGCTATGGATCAGCGGTGCAAAGATGTTTAGAGGCTGCATCTATGCTAAGCGAACGCGGATTAAAGATAACAGTAGCGGATGCAAGATTCTGTAAGCCGTTAGATGTTGCTCTCATTCGTAGCTTAGCTAAATCACACGAGGTTTTGATCACGGTTGAAGAAGGTTCCATTGGAGGATTTGGATCGCATGTGGTACAATTTCTTGCACTTGATGGCCTTCTTGATGGAAAGCTCAAG GTATATCGAACATGGATCACCAATGGATCAACTAGCTGA
- a CDS encoding DNAse I-like superfamily protein, producing MLCVFRRKLGCLFSRLRWVIKKRVRARVIVRRFRKARWRARRKESPESEVSSIHLSSNSGRHIRVATFNVAMFSLAPVVQTMEETAFLGHLDSSNITCPSPKGILKQSPLHSSAVRKPKVCINLPDNEISLAQSYSFLSMVENDNDGKENRGSLSMRSPVCLPSCWWDQESFNGYSSRRSIAELLRELDADILALQDVKAEEETLMKPLSDLASALGMKYVFAESWAPEYGNAILSKWPIKKWRVQRIADVDDFRNVLKVTVEIPWAGDVNVYCTQLDHLDENWRMKQIDAITRGDESPHILLGGLNSLDGSDYSIARWNHIVKYYEDSGKPTPRVEVMRFLKGKGYLDSKEFAGECEPVVIIAKGQNVQGTCKYGTRVDYILASPESPYEFVPGSYSVVSSKGTSDHHIVKVDLVITKERSRGNFKHSRKKAKQKIFQIKANLMSKDTWKLGNLMSS from the exons ATGTTGTGTGTGTTTAGAAGGAAGCTTGGTTGCCTTTTTTCAAGACTTAGATGGGTTATCAAGAAACGGGTGAGGGCTAGAGTTATAGTCAGGAGGTTCAGGAAAGCAAGGTGGAGAGCTCGAAGAAAAGAGAGTCCGGAATCTGAAGTTTCTTCTATCCATCTGAGCTCAAACTCTGGAAGACATATTCGGGTTGCAACGTTTAACGTGGCTATGTTCTCACTTGCGCCTGTTGTGCAAACCATGGAGGAAACAGCTTTTCTTGGTCATCTAGATAGCAGCAACATCACATGCCCTTCTCCAAAAGGGATTCTGAAGCAGTCTCCATTACATTCTTCTGCAGTCAGGAAACCAAAGGTTTGCATTAATCTCCCAGACAATGAGATTTCCTTAGCACAGAGCTACAGCTTTCTGAGTATGGTAGAGAATGATAACGACGGGaaggaaaacagaggaagtcTCTCGATGAGATCTCCCGTGTGTCTTCCCTCTTGTTGGTGGGACCAAGAAAGCTTTAACGGATACAGCAGCAGAAGAAGCATAGCTGAATTGTTAAGAGAGTTGGATGCAGACATCTTGGCTTTACAAGACgtgaaagcagaggaagagacACTTATGAAACCATTATCAGATTTGGCTTCCGCCTTAGGTATGAAATACGTGTTTGCAGAGAGCTGGGCGCCTGAGTATGGAAACGCCATACTATCAAAATGGCCCATAAAGAAGTGGAGAGTTCAGAGAATTGCTGATGTAGATGATTTTAG GAATGTGTTGAAGGTGACTGTAGAGATCCCATGGGCTGGAGATGTAAATGTGTATTGTACTCAACTTGACCATCTAGATGAGAACTGGCGTATGAAGCAGATCGATGCAATTACTCGAGGAGACGAATCTCCCCACATCCTCCTTGGAGGCTTGAATTCTCTTGATGGCTCTGATTATTCCATAGCAAGATGGAACCACATCGTAAAG TATTACGAGGATTCTGGAAAGCCGACGCCTAGAGTTGAAGTGATGAGGTTTCTCAAGGGAAAAGGATACTTGGATTCAAAAGAATTTGCAGGAGAATGTGAGCCTGTAGTCATTATTGCCAAAGGACAAA ATGTACAAGGAACATGCAAGTACGGGACACGGGTCGATTACATTCTGGCATCTCCAGAGTCACCTTACGAATTTGTTCCTGGCTCGTACTCAGTTGTTTCTTCCAAAGGTACTTCTGATCATCATATAGTCAAAGTCGATTTAGTTATAACCAAAGAGCGATCTCGAGGTAACTTCAAACATTCACGCAAGAAAGCAAAGCAGAAGATCTTTCAGATAAAAGCTAATTTGATGTCGAAAGATACATGGAAACTAGGAAATCTGATGTCTTCATAA